TGGGAGTATTTTCTCAGAGGCATCAATAACCTTGTCTTTCTAGTTTGTCAGCAAACTATTTTGCTTCCACGTTGTCCTTCTGCTGCCAGATTCTGCAGGAACACGCTGTGCTTTATCTTATCTTTCTTTTCACACACATGCTACTTTATTACTCTCTTGTCCATGAGAAATGTATTTGGTTTCCATGTATACAGCTTCATTTTTTAGGCtaaggaaacagaaatgaaataaagctCTCTCTGTAAGATGTGTGCAGCACTTCCATTGCTAACAGAGCTCTCACAGACAGAACGACTGCACTGGTACAAGCAACACCTTCCAAGCTCCCTCTGTTGCAGAACAATGTCCAGTGGGTATTGTACCTGATCAGCATTTAAAAGATGGTGCCACGCTCTGCTTTGAGAACTGTGATGTTCATTCCCTGTGATTCACCTCTGTCTTACTGCAATCCTTAATTGCAGCCACCTTGGAGAGCACTGAAATGCCATTTTAGGTCTCTCCCCATGCTGTTTTTGTGGCAGGAGGATGAGCCTCCCCTCTTTTCCAGGGGTTTAAGGAACTCCTAATTCCACCTAGGATGATGTGTGAATAGCATGTCAcatcctggcagggctggatttgAAGGGGTAAAACCTGTATATACACAATTTAGTTTTTAATacttttgtgaattttttttctcctccctcttaATAACCACATTAAGGTTTTCTGCTGTCTTTCTTATAAAGCTACAGGTAAGTCACACTTGTGAAATACATCCACAAGAGACCAATTGTTTTAGGGgctttcttctttgttttttaaagctatAAGGCACAGGGAAAGAACAAAGGTTTCCCTGTGCTAAAATGCACCTTCCTGTGGCTGCTTGATCCAAAGGCACAGCTTTGTAGCTCCTGGCAGGATTTCCTTCAGGTGAGTTAATCTCTGAGTGGTAACTCTTAGTAACCTTCCCCTGGCAGCTAAATCCTTcccatgtttattttaatagtcCTGTAGTATCAGCAATGTCCAGGACCTCTTGAATCCAAGGTAGTCTCTACTACCACTTGttcaaattttcatttattgttGTCCTTTTGGTACTTATCACCTGGTCTCTTTCGATTCTCCATCTTCCAAATTTGTAAAGCtctttctcagctctgcttctgtTTGCAAATGCAATGCCCCAAACTTGGGAAAGCTGGTTTCTGTATTGCCCAAGTAGCTTTAAAGTATCACACAACAGGGGAGTGacataaaaaaagtaaaataattttcactgcaGCCCTCTGTTTTTGTAAAGGAGAAGAGTAGGAAAGGAAGAGGCTTGGCACTTCCAACCAAGCccttgcacagagcacagcagccaaGTGACAATTGTCACCAAGAAAGCTCTTGGAGCATGCTGCTCTCCAGACTGGCTTCAAGgccaagctgctgcagctcagactGCAGCACTTGGGACAGGGAAGCACAAAGTATATAATATAGTGCTTTACAATCCCCAATTCAAGCTGCCAAACACCAATTACTGCTACACCCAGAAGCTGCCAAACATGAATTGCCAGGGTGGATAGAGCATGGCCTGTGAAATTCTGCTCTGATCCATGTTCTCCCACCAAGCAGCCTGTCAGTGATCACAGGAGGAGGCAGGCAGACACAGAGATCACACCATTTGTTTGGCTGCAGCAGAACTGGTATTAGTACTGCTCAAGGCACAGCTCCCAGTAATCCTAAAAGCAGAAATCCCTCTCAGGTAATTAACAGAAATGTGAAATCCCAGTTAAGTAGAGTTATGTAAGAGACCAAAACTGCATGAAGAAATACCCTAAGTATTCCACCTCTGTAGAGCAGCTGTTTTAAGGATGCAAGAGCAAGGCTGGAACATTTCAGCTCAGAGGTCCCTTGGGCCTCAACAAAGGTGACACAGAGCAGTCAGAGCCAGCAGCctcatccccagcacaggcttGTGGCACGAGCAACAGGGTGACAGCAGATCTCCCACCAACCTAACCACAGACACAGGCACAAGCTCAAGTTTCCAACcattagaatttatttttcttcataactgtgcagtttttaaaatgctactGTAATGATGAAGTCATAGGCTACTATGTTCTTTAGGTGTGGAAAcagtttttgaaaaacaaagaccATGCGCTACAAGTGAGGAACAGGCCATTGACTCTTCAGCTGGAATATACAGACATTTTTGATAAATACTGATCACCTTAACACTTAAATGGAATGACATGTTCAGAGTTCTACACAGTTCACTATGGAAACAGCATGGCAAGTTACATAAAAGCTTCAACTTCAAGGATCCTTGcttttttgttaaattaattacttggttagaaaagagaaatgcaagAATATTTGAAATGGAGTCTCACCTGGACAACTTTCTCCCCCTGTTGTTGGTAAGCTCCTGTTATCAAGATGATTCCATCAGAGCTGGCAGTTAAGTTGTGTATGTATAAAAGAATCCCCCACACTGCTTTCAACATCAGGAGTTTTAACAGGCAATTATCTTCATGAATTTGGAATGGGTTTTCAAAAATTGTATCTTGACATTTATTGCTTTTACTTGTAAACCTGAAATCCAGTTTATTCCTTTGAGGAGTGTTGGAAGTACAGAGTCAACAGATGCATGTTTGACCTGTATCTTTGCATTCTGggtgagaagaaagaaaaagatgacCCACGCTCAAGAACACACTTACACCTTCATCTACAAACAGCCTGTGCAGACTAAAGCAGGTAAGTCCTAAAGTAgcagtatttaaaaacattaatggGGTAGAAATCAAGCTCATCCAAACTCTCTTTTTCTCCCATGCTTGGCCAGAGTTTAGCTGGTACACAAGGAAGTTTGGCTCTCCTACAGAGGGGAGCAGTTCTATGAATGAGGATTTTGGAGAGCCTGAAGGtaaatgggactgggactggcaggcagtgctgtgtaTACTCCATGCTTACAGCTACTTAGACTGTTTCAGGGCTGCTAAAAGAGGGCTGTGAGGTGAGGACAGGAGCCCAGACTGGGCACAAGCACTGCACAGTTTTGCCACTTCAGCTGGTAACGTGGCCTCTGTAATCCAGAGCACTCAAGGGAGGGATTTGGAGGATGCAAGAGATACCTGCTTGTGACACATTCCAGCCCATCTGAGCATCACCAGGCTGAAAGGTGCTACCCAGCATTACCTGGCTAAACTGCAATATTTCAGAACTGAGATGAAAGGGATGTTGCTTTAATAGACCAGATTGCTACAAGACAGTTTGAGAGACTGCATTCCACAGGTTTCTTCCTCCTCTACCCCCAGAAGAAGAGACAAGCAAACATGGTTAAGTTAGTATGTATTTGTGTAAACACCAGAACATTTTGCTATACAATagaaaaaaagctgctgttctTATGTTCTTAGAGGAGCCCTGAAGGCCTTGGAATACCTGTATCCTGCAACTATTAACCTGTACCACATGCATTTCCTGTTTTGTACATAAACTGAAAGCAAGCTTGAACAATAGTAAATAGCAACTACACTCCTGCAACAGGCAGAAATGCCACATTGCAGCTGCTTACTCCTTCACTTTAGATATGTAGTCAGCCAGTTTGTTGATACTATCCTCCTGCTGTTCTAGAGCATCCAGTATGAAGCCCATGGGGGTCTTCTTCAAGCCTATCCCCTCCATCTTGTTCTGCAGCTTGTTCTGTATGTTCCGGAGCCTCAGGGAAGCATGGACAAACATCACTGCAGGACAGAAACACACTCATTAATTGTTAATGCCCGAGGAATGCATCATTCTTGCAGCACTTAAGGCACATCCCAGCATCATGACATCACTGGAAGACATATCAATGACTGCTTAAGTAACCAACATTAAAGATGGCTTGTGCTCCTttgtgtcccctctcccagtTCTGTTTTGGGACCATTTTAACACAGATAGCAAAGTTAACAACCGACTTAGACTGTGCAGACTTGTTTGAGAAAGCTCAAGTCACACAGCTCTACCCAGCCAGAGAAGAGAACAAATACTCACAGAGGAGAGGAAGTGTGATCCCAAACATGAACACCATGACATCTCCCAGGTAGGAGATCAAGAAGTAGCTAGACAGCATGATGGCCACAACAAACGTGGTTGGGTACTGCTTCTTCATCTTGCGGAGTATATCCTTATTGTGTGACATCCACACAAAGCCCAGGAAAACCAGCACCACCACTGTGCCACCAATGAGCATGTTCAGGGGACTCAGGAACCTGGAGAGAAGaggaacaacaacaacagagaGCTCAGTTTCAGAACCTTCATGGCTTGTGTCCATACAGGATCAGCCAGCTCAGTGGTAATGTTACTAGGGAGGTAAGGCATTGAAAAGGCAGTTGCTGCTGTCAAGATCTTCACCAAGGTCTTTAGCAGGAgataaataaagtaaaaagtaCAACTGAAGAAGAAACCCTTAGTGTTGAATTTGGATTATCTTTGTCTTTATGTTCTCTTCCTGAGCTTAGCTCAGGATGATGAGTTTCTGCAGCACATTGTCATGGAAGCACTGCCCACCAGGACCCCTCCTACCTCTGCAATCAATTAATTTGATATCATACCCAGAGTCAGCATATCCAGATGGAGACAACATGGACTGATCTTTTCCCTTCACATGACCAAAACCAGGGTCAGGCTAGGCCTTCAGATAAACTAGCTCTTCATGCTGTCTTGTCTAGGTTTGCAAAATAGGAAAGGTAGAACACTGAGTAAAGGAAGTTACTTCACTACTTCTCATTTCTGAATAAACCTTCTCATTGGTTTACATTCAAACAAAAGAACTGCATGAAGAATTGTAATGCAAAAGAATTGCATTACATTCAAAGCAAAGAATTGCAAAAGGAGCTCACCACTGTTAGTACAACAGATGGAAGCCCAGTACCAAGCAAGCATGCCTGAGAGTCAGATGGAATTGGAGTTTGTGCTAAAGGCTTTACAGGAAGAAGAGCCAGGCCTGGCTAGAGAGTCACTTCTGAGGTTTGTGTTCTGTTATTGTTATCAGTTTCCAAGCAAACCAAGCCATTGAGTGGATCAGCTTTGGACTATAAACAGCAAGTCCCTTTTTTGGACAAAGCCAAGAATGTCACCTGCTCAAACCACTTTCCCAAGTATTCAGAGCTTGTTCAGAATCAAGTGTTCAGCAATAACTTTGCTGAGCTTGTTTCTGTACTCACCCAGAGTCCAGCCTCTACGGTATTTCACTTAAATAGTATTAAATTATGTGGATTCATGTGCATTCTGATGTTCTGGCTTTTACACACACTGATCTGATTACACAGCAGCTGAGGCCTCTGGGCTATCACAAC
This genomic interval from Catharus ustulatus isolate bCatUst1 chromosome 13, bCatUst1.pri.v2, whole genome shotgun sequence contains the following:
- the ARL6IP5 gene encoding PRA1 family protein 3, giving the protein MEVQVAPLRAWDDFFPGSDRFALPDLKDISKWNNRVVSNLLYYQTNYLMVAAALVSIVGFLSPLNMLIGGTVVVLVFLGFVWMSHNKDILRKMKKQYPTTFVVAIMLSSYFLISYLGDVMVFMFGITLPLLLMFVHASLRLRNIQNKLQNKMEGIGLKKTPMGFILDALEQQEDSINKLADYISKVKE